The following coding sequences lie in one Melopsittacus undulatus isolate bMelUnd1 chromosome 9, bMelUnd1.mat.Z, whole genome shotgun sequence genomic window:
- the GXYLT2 gene encoding glucoside xylosyltransferase 2: MRLSCKVAAALLCLGSLLLLYLLAGSAAAPPRPPPSAPARPAVPPARRQPRLSRSPPRRSPAGGRLVSARKPGEQKHSKEPSSLQCMHLAVVACGDRLEETLIMLKSALLFSNRRLCFHIFAEDSLKPEFEKKLKEWPLSYTKKFEYNIYPITFSVGNAQEWKKLFKPCAAQRLFLPVILKDVDSLLYVDTDVLFLRPIDDIWHILTEFNSTQLAAMAPEHEIPKIGWYSRFARHPYYGTTGVNSGVMLMNLTRIRNTQFKNSMIPSGLSWEEMLYPLYQKYKNYITWGDQDLLNIIFYFNPECLYVFPCQWNYRPDHCMYGSNCKGAEEEGVSILHGNRGVYHDDKQPTFKALYEVIRDFPFEDNLFQSLYYPLQSKFLDTVHTLCGRIPQVFLKQIEKTMKKVYENRVIVYLGANHRY, from the exons ATGCGGCTGTCGTGCAAGGTGGCGGCGGCGCTGCTGTGCCTCggcagcctgctgctgctctatCTGCTGGCGGGCAGCGCCGCCGCgcccccccgcccgccgcccTCCGCGCCCGCTCGCCCCGCCGTGCCGCCCGCCCGCCGGCAGCCGCGGCTCAGCCGGAGCCCGCCGCGGAGGAGCCCCGCCGGGGGCAGGCTCGTCAGCGCCAG gaagcctggagaacagaaacatTCAAAAGAGCCTTCATCTTTGCAATGCATGCATCTGGCAGTTGTGGCATGTGGGGACCGGCTGGAAGAGACGCTGATCATGCTGAAATCAGCACTTCTCTTCAGCAACAGGAGGctctgttttcacatttttgctGAGGATTCCCTTAAGCCTGAATTTGAGAAGAAG CTGAAGGAATGGCCTTTGTCATACACAAAGAAGTTTGAATACAACATTTACCCAATAACCTTCTCAGTAGGAAATGCTCAGGAATGGAAAAAGTTATTCAAACCATGTGCTGCCCAGCGCCTTTTTCTTCCG GTCATTTTGAAGGATGTGGATTCTCTCCTTTACGTGGACACTGATGTCCTCTTCCTGAGGCCCATCGATGACATCTGGCACATCCTGACAGAGTTCAACTCCACACAGCTAGCTGCTATGGCCCCAGAGCATGAGATACCAAAGATTGGCTGGTACAGTCGCTTTGCACGTCACCCTTATTATGGGACAACTGGAGTCAATTCCGGAGTGATGCTAATGAATTTAACACGGATACGCAACACTCAGTTCAAG AACAGCATGATACCGAGTGGTTTGAGTTGGGAGGAAATGTTATATCCATTATACCAAAAGTACAAAAACTACATTACATGGGGAGACCAGGATTtactaaatataattttttactttaatcCAG AATGTCTCTATGTGTTTCCCTGTCAGTGGAATTACCGGCCTGATCACTGTATGTATGGAAGCAACTGCAAAGGTGCAGAAGAAGAAGGTGTCTCTATTCTACATGGAAATAGGGGTGTCTACCATGATGACAAACAGCCTACATTCAAGGCACTCTATGAAGTGATACGTGAT TTTCCATTTGAAGACAATCTCTTCCAGTCTCTGTACTACCCTCTGCAGTCCAAGTTTCTGGATACAGTGCACACTTTATGTGGGAGAATTCCACAAGTATTTTTGAAGCAAATTGAGAAAACTATGAAGAAGGTGTATGAAAATCGTGTCATTGTCTACTTGGGTGCCAACCACAGATACTAA